The following proteins come from a genomic window of Priestia filamentosa:
- a CDS encoding winged helix-turn-helix transcriptional regulator — translation MTENRELHPKVEKSFELIGKRWTGLIIYVLMSGPKRFSELSETIPDLSRRMLTERIKELEEHGIVVRNVIPDRPIRSEYSLTQKGTELGKILGPISQWAESWVKD, via the coding sequence GTGACAGAGAATAGAGAATTGCATCCAAAGGTAGAGAAGAGCTTTGAATTAATTGGGAAAAGATGGACAGGGCTTATTATTTATGTTCTAATGAGCGGTCCTAAAAGATTTAGTGAATTAAGCGAAACGATTCCAGACTTAAGTCGACGTATGTTAACAGAGCGAATTAAAGAGCTTGAAGAGCATGGAATTGTTGTTCGCAACGTGATTCCAGATCGCCCTATTCGTTCAGAGTATTCCCTAACTCAAAAAGGAACTGAATTAGGAAAAATTCTTGGTCCTATTAGTCAATGGGCTGAGAGCTGGGTTAAAGATTAA
- a CDS encoding polysaccharide pyruvyl transferase family protein codes for MSKQTILNKELPKGVGPNVSPEAFTNDKRKVFLFGSPSYTNIGDQAIAYAEEKFIRNHYPYYEYIEIMDYATDEGIQIVKEIISEDDIVCFTGGGNLGNLYLDIEEDRRKVISTFKDYKTLSFAQSVYFEETEEGDKEKKKTKDAYHQNRHLTIGTREQQTLEYVKDTFDSEVMYTPDMVLSLDIEPQELEREGVLFILREDKEKVTEEKFISELREWIEQEKGKRTGRTDTVLHDIDVIDYKDREDQFMKMLNRIGSSELIVTDRLHAMIFSIITKTPCVVFGNSYGKAKHSYRDWLEALNFIEYTDQKDINKLEEMIDRLLQAEPNDIDLKEDFRPLRTYFKK; via the coding sequence ATGAGCAAACAAACAATTCTAAATAAAGAATTGCCAAAAGGGGTCGGGCCAAATGTAAGTCCAGAAGCTTTTACAAATGATAAACGAAAAGTCTTTCTCTTTGGTTCTCCAAGTTATACAAATATAGGAGACCAAGCGATTGCTTATGCAGAAGAGAAATTTATAAGAAATCACTATCCTTACTATGAGTATATTGAAATTATGGACTATGCAACAGATGAAGGAATCCAAATTGTAAAAGAAATTATTAGTGAAGATGATATTGTTTGTTTTACAGGCGGTGGAAATCTTGGGAACTTGTATCTCGATATTGAGGAAGATCGAAGAAAAGTAATTTCAACTTTCAAAGATTACAAGACGCTCTCCTTTGCTCAATCTGTTTACTTTGAAGAAACAGAGGAAGGGGATAAGGAGAAAAAGAAAACCAAAGATGCTTATCATCAAAACCGTCATTTAACAATTGGAACGAGAGAACAGCAGACGCTTGAATATGTGAAAGATACATTTGATTCTGAAGTGATGTATACACCTGATATGGTATTATCGTTAGATATTGAGCCTCAAGAGCTTGAGAGAGAAGGAGTTCTCTTTATTCTAAGAGAAGATAAAGAAAAGGTAACAGAGGAGAAGTTTATTTCTGAGTTAAGAGAGTGGATAGAACAGGAAAAAGGGAAACGTACTGGGCGTACAGATACAGTGCTACACGATATTGATGTTATTGATTACAAGGACCGAGAAGATCAATTTATGAAGATGCTAAATCGCATCGGATCCAGCGAGTTAATTGTTACAGATCGTCTGCATGCAATGATCTTCTCCATTATTACAAAAACACCTTGCGTGGTATTTGGTAACAGCTATGGAAAGGCGAAACACTCTTATCGAGACTGGCTTGAAGCATTGAACTTTATTGAGTATACAGATCAAAAAGATATTAATAAACTCGAAGAAATGATTGATCGTCTCCTCCAAGCAGAGCCAAATGACATTGACTTAAAAGAAGATTTTAGACCTTTACGCACCTATTTTAAAAAATAA
- a CDS encoding NCS1 family transporter, with amino-acid sequence MSTNLANPVVEEQSTKDTLKIDESLLPKKERPVSPLSYMFMWIGDGVNLGNMTLGASLVVAGTATLNIFQTFVAAAIAIGIISTFFALNDRFGYKTGIPYVMQLRMSFGVKGSIISSLLRGIPAIIWYGFQSWIGGTALNEIAKALTGGSVDNVVVCFIALQLLQIVLSLYGFHAIKWVETLASIVIMLALLYVFSILLTSYKDVITEKWVHTEGTWGLPFFAFIMVFLGNYAAIFLSAGDYSRELKTGISNKKRGLLYFSPITIAYGFVLTIGVMLASATGISNPVKAFAVVVDNPYITVGVSAFIVIGAVAVNMVANIVPPTYVITLLTKMKYKAAVIVTGLLALCSFPWVLVQDSSANGLNLFVLIYSAFLGPIVSILLVEYYILRKQKVNVDDLYKKDGPFSGVNPCALIAMLAGASAAFLEVDLGWIIGVVVGGVSYLLLMKFTFKNSKFKKGTIFE; translated from the coding sequence GTGTCTACAAATTTAGCAAATCCAGTCGTAGAAGAACAAAGTACAAAAGACACCCTGAAGATTGATGAGTCACTTCTTCCAAAAAAGGAACGACCTGTTAGTCCTCTATCTTACATGTTCATGTGGATTGGTGATGGAGTGAATCTTGGTAATATGACGCTTGGTGCAAGCTTAGTTGTAGCGGGAACGGCAACGCTCAACATCTTCCAAACGTTTGTGGCAGCAGCTATTGCAATTGGGATTATCTCCACCTTTTTCGCTTTGAACGATCGATTCGGCTATAAAACAGGCATTCCTTATGTCATGCAGCTTCGAATGTCATTTGGAGTAAAAGGTTCCATCATTTCTTCTCTCTTGAGAGGCATTCCAGCTATTATTTGGTACGGATTTCAAAGCTGGATTGGTGGTACTGCACTCAATGAAATTGCAAAAGCCCTGACAGGAGGATCTGTTGATAATGTTGTAGTATGTTTTATTGCTCTACAACTTCTACAAATTGTTCTCTCTCTTTACGGATTTCATGCCATTAAATGGGTTGAAACACTCGCCTCTATTGTCATTATGCTTGCACTCCTCTATGTATTTAGTATCCTCCTCACTTCTTATAAAGATGTGATTACAGAAAAGTGGGTTCATACAGAAGGAACATGGGGACTTCCCTTTTTCGCTTTTATTATGGTTTTCCTCGGTAACTACGCGGCAATTTTCTTAAGCGCTGGCGACTACTCTCGAGAGTTAAAAACAGGTATAAGCAATAAGAAACGTGGTTTATTATATTTCTCTCCTATTACTATTGCTTATGGTTTTGTGCTGACAATTGGCGTTATGCTCGCTTCAGCAACTGGTATTTCAAATCCAGTCAAAGCTTTTGCTGTTGTTGTAGACAATCCTTATATTACTGTTGGGGTATCTGCTTTTATTGTGATAGGAGCTGTAGCAGTTAATATGGTTGCAAATATTGTTCCGCCAACATACGTAATTACTTTGTTAACGAAAATGAAGTACAAAGCAGCTGTTATTGTAACTGGATTGCTTGCACTTTGTTCATTTCCATGGGTTCTTGTTCAAGATTCTTCTGCAAACGGACTCAATCTGTTTGTTCTCATCTACTCAGCATTCCTGGGCCCTATCGTTTCTATTCTTTTAGTGGAGTATTATATATTAAGAAAACAAAAAGTAAATGTTGATGATTTATATAAAAAAGACGGACCCTTCTCAGGTGTTAATCCATGTGCTTTAATTGCAATGCTAGCAGGCGCTTCGGCAGCCTTCTTAGAAGTTGATCTTGGATGGATTATCGGTGTTGTTGTCGGAGGCGTTTCATACCTTCTTCTTATGAAATTCACCTTTAAAAATTCTAAATTCAAAAAAGGTACTATTTTTGAGTAA
- a CDS encoding PucR family transcriptional regulator, translating into MKLSELLDLSVFKGTIIRAGEKNIDYEVNTVNMMDAPDIIHFLKKDELLITTAFHFKDDLHSLITLIEEMKKKGCSGLGIKTKRFLQEIPLQAIELAQQLNFPLLELPMHTSLGDIVHKSLNYILDIRTTELRNAMMTHQQFTNQIMNGQNVHKILQSLSSLIHFQVVLLNHHLQPITNSSHDYSIYEKLETILVENDIFQQTPFTFSLLSPDKITLTLFPVHTHKQYSYLCVFGEIHPTDRSTVLTIEQAINVIAFELMKENALKQNERRLHNEFFNNFINGSFTTSQEILSRGKEFGLENEQRYVCAVGKTIERHKETSFSQHRQDYELIYDTIEAELQRFSQTVHFFTVNRAYVLLFPLKSKQVQMDQFILDLLRKLQVKVSSRFKKDLCFGLSNYAQQLLHVPISYKEANDTLYYGQLSGQEGFIETYQPKEVPEILRMVPYEQLKKFYSDTFQPFFDGAKKDHDVLLHTLSVYLETHCQLSETAKRLYVHRNTVIYRLEKCEDLIGRSLKEPDETLRLRLAFRIKALIQGQGESIHV; encoded by the coding sequence ATGAAATTAAGCGAATTATTAGATTTATCAGTATTTAAAGGCACAATTATACGAGCTGGAGAGAAGAATATAGATTATGAGGTAAACACTGTTAACATGATGGATGCCCCTGATATTATCCATTTTCTCAAAAAAGATGAACTTCTTATTACAACTGCTTTTCATTTTAAGGATGACCTTCACTCTCTTATTACACTTATTGAAGAGATGAAAAAGAAAGGTTGCTCAGGCTTAGGAATTAAAACAAAGCGTTTCTTACAAGAAATCCCACTGCAAGCCATTGAATTAGCTCAACAGCTCAATTTTCCGCTTTTAGAACTTCCTATGCATACTTCACTAGGGGATATTGTTCATAAGTCTCTAAATTATATACTCGACATTCGTACAACTGAACTTCGAAATGCAATGATGACGCACCAGCAGTTTACAAATCAAATTATGAATGGACAAAACGTACATAAAATTTTACAAAGTTTATCATCACTCATTCATTTTCAAGTTGTTTTACTAAATCACCATTTACAACCTATTACAAATTCAAGCCATGATTATTCTATCTATGAAAAATTAGAAACTATTTTAGTTGAGAACGATATTTTTCAACAAACGCCTTTCACTTTTTCACTTCTTAGTCCAGATAAAATTACGCTAACTCTTTTCCCTGTCCATACACACAAGCAGTACAGCTACTTATGTGTTTTTGGGGAGATCCATCCAACAGATCGTTCTACTGTTCTTACAATTGAACAAGCTATTAATGTTATAGCTTTTGAGCTAATGAAAGAAAATGCCTTAAAACAAAACGAACGCCGCCTTCACAACGAGTTTTTTAACAATTTTATTAATGGAAGCTTTACAACATCACAAGAAATCCTTAGCCGAGGAAAAGAATTTGGATTAGAAAATGAGCAACGCTATGTTTGTGCGGTAGGAAAAACAATTGAACGTCATAAAGAAACTTCATTTTCACAACACAGACAAGATTATGAGCTTATTTACGACACAATCGAAGCTGAATTACAGCGCTTTTCTCAGACCGTTCATTTTTTCACAGTAAATAGAGCTTATGTTTTACTTTTTCCTTTAAAGAGCAAACAGGTTCAGATGGATCAGTTTATTCTCGATTTGCTGAGAAAGCTTCAAGTTAAGGTCTCAAGCCGTTTCAAAAAAGACCTTTGTTTTGGCCTTAGCAACTATGCTCAACAGCTATTACATGTTCCTATTTCTTACAAAGAAGCAAATGACACACTATATTATGGACAGCTATCAGGACAAGAAGGCTTTATTGAGACATATCAACCGAAAGAAGTTCCTGAAATTTTACGCATGGTTCCATACGAGCAATTAAAAAAATTCTACAGTGATACATTTCAGCCTTTTTTTGATGGAGCAAAAAAAGATCATGACGTCTTACTCCACACCCTTTCTGTTTATTTGGAAACTCATTGTCAACTTTCTGAAACAGCAAAGCGTTTATATGTACACAGAAATACTGTAATTTATCGCCTTGAAAAATGTGAAGATCTTATAGGAAGAAGTTTGAAGGAACCTGACGAAACACTCCGTTTGCGTCTCGCCTTTCGAATTAAAGCATTGATTCAAGGTCAAGGAGAAAGCATTCATGTATAG
- a CDS encoding Bax inhibitor-1/YccA family protein has product MLKDVSVQERPLFQKVLSTFVLTLLIATVGLYIGQFVPAALMLPLAVVEVVMLIAAFWLRRKSRVGYAFVYAFAAISGITTYPIVSYYASMSGANVVLQAFGSTFGIFLVMAIIGSKMKKDLSFLSSFLLVAVLSMIFVSLFGLFTGGLTSGSLMALSVIGTIVFSLYVLYDFNQMKRMQITEADVPLLALSLYLDFINLFINLLRFFGILGSDD; this is encoded by the coding sequence GTGTTAAAAGACGTATCAGTACAAGAGAGACCTCTATTTCAAAAGGTCTTATCTACATTTGTATTAACACTGCTCATTGCAACAGTTGGATTATACATAGGGCAATTCGTGCCTGCTGCATTAATGCTGCCGCTTGCAGTTGTTGAAGTTGTTATGCTTATTGCAGCTTTTTGGTTACGACGAAAAAGCCGTGTTGGCTATGCCTTTGTGTATGCTTTTGCAGCTATTTCAGGGATTACAACATATCCAATTGTAAGCTATTATGCATCAATGAGTGGAGCGAACGTTGTTTTGCAGGCGTTTGGTTCTACATTCGGTATTTTCTTAGTAATGGCTATAATTGGATCGAAAATGAAAAAAGATTTATCATTTTTATCTTCGTTCTTATTAGTTGCTGTTCTATCAATGATTTTTGTAAGTTTATTTGGTTTATTTACAGGAGGACTTACATCAGGCTCTTTAATGGCTTTATCTGTTATTGGAACAATTGTATTTTCTCTTTATGTTCTATATGATTTTAACCAAATGAAGAGAATGCAGATTACAGAAGCAGACGTGCCATTACTTGCTTTATCTCTATACTTAGATTTCATTAACTTGTTTATTAATTTACTTCGCTTCTTCGGTATTCTCGGTAGCGATGATTAA
- a CDS encoding cation:dicarboxylate symporter family transporter produces the protein MRETKKEIKKEPFYKGIFFQIVVAIILGTVVGYLWPSVGSALQPVGEGFIKLIKMIIAPLIFGVVVVGIAKVGNIKTVGRIGGKTLLYFEVVTTFALIIGVVVANMMNPGSTMNVDPSTLSTATVEEKTNGSDLPSEGEFFLNMIPDSAVGAFANNSMLQVLLISCLFGIALVHIGGKTSEVLLDVLEKVNNVLFKIMSYIIKLTALATFSAMAFAVSQYGIGTLASFGKLFVAMTVACLLFILVLAVIVRIMIGLSLWKIIVYIKEEILLAFATGSTEAVMPQLMDKFEQAGCNKAVVGLVVPTGYSFNLDGASIYLSIALVFLAQATGVDLSLGEQLLMLGILLLTSKGMAGIPGSAFVALSATAAAMGSIPVAAVALMLAPDRFMGNYRTTVNIIGYAAATFIISSWEKLLDKEQARAMLEGELVYEPKNVEIEEDFDEVTTSSKTVS, from the coding sequence ATGAGGGAAACGAAAAAAGAGATAAAAAAAGAACCTTTTTATAAAGGGATCTTTTTTCAAATTGTTGTTGCTATTATTTTAGGAACAGTTGTTGGGTATCTGTGGCCAAGCGTTGGGAGTGCTCTTCAACCAGTTGGAGAGGGATTTATTAAGCTTATTAAAATGATTATTGCACCACTCATTTTTGGGGTAGTTGTTGTCGGGATTGCTAAAGTAGGCAACATCAAAACAGTTGGAAGAATCGGAGGGAAGACACTTCTCTACTTTGAAGTTGTTACAACGTTTGCTTTAATTATTGGGGTTGTTGTAGCAAACATGATGAATCCAGGTTCAACAATGAATGTAGATCCATCAACATTAAGTACAGCAACTGTTGAAGAGAAAACAAACGGTTCAGATCTTCCGAGTGAAGGTGAGTTTTTTCTGAATATGATTCCAGATAGTGCTGTTGGAGCTTTCGCGAATAACTCTATGCTTCAGGTTCTATTAATTTCATGTTTGTTTGGAATCGCTCTTGTCCATATTGGGGGGAAAACGTCGGAAGTTTTGCTTGATGTACTAGAAAAAGTAAACAATGTTCTCTTCAAAATTATGAGTTATATTATTAAACTAACAGCACTAGCAACCTTTAGTGCAATGGCATTTGCAGTAAGTCAATATGGGATTGGGACACTTGCTTCATTCGGCAAACTGTTTGTTGCGATGACAGTTGCTTGTCTCTTATTTATTCTAGTATTAGCTGTTATTGTTCGGATAATGATTGGACTCAGTTTGTGGAAAATCATTGTATATATAAAAGAAGAGATTTTACTTGCTTTTGCGACAGGATCAACAGAAGCCGTTATGCCACAATTGATGGATAAATTTGAACAAGCAGGATGCAATAAAGCTGTAGTTGGCTTAGTTGTCCCAACAGGTTACTCTTTTAATTTGGATGGGGCTTCAATTTACCTATCTATCGCCCTGGTCTTTTTAGCTCAAGCAACAGGAGTCGACTTAAGTCTTGGAGAGCAGCTACTTATGTTAGGGATCTTACTTTTAACTTCTAAAGGAATGGCTGGAATTCCGGGATCCGCTTTTGTTGCCCTTTCTGCAACGGCCGCTGCGATGGGATCTATCCCAGTTGCCGCTGTTGCCCTGATGCTAGCGCCAGATCGTTTTATGGGAAACTATCGGACAACAGTTAATATTATTGGTTATGCTGCAGCTACGTTTATTATCTCAAGCTGGGAGAAGTTGCTTGATAAAGAGCAGGCACGAGCAATGCTTGAAGGTGAACTTGTGTACGAACCAAAAAATGTGGAGATAGAAGAGGATTTTGATGAAGTCACAACATCTAGCAAAACTGTATCATAA
- a CDS encoding FMN-dependent NADH-azoreductase, with protein sequence MANVLYITAHPLQADASLSMAVGQEFIETYKKENPCDEVVHLDLYKADIPYLDADVFSGWEKLRAGNSFEKLETNERLKVGRLAELGGQFLLADKYVFVTPMWNFSIPAIMKTYIDAIAVSGKTFKYTRDGAKGLLKGKKAVHIQARGGLYSEGPDVHKEMGHRYLEVMMDFFGIESFETIAIEGQMIHPEKTDEIKTKAIGQAKDLAHHF encoded by the coding sequence ATGGCAAATGTTTTATATATTACAGCACATCCATTACAAGCAGATGCATCACTTAGCATGGCGGTTGGCCAAGAATTTATTGAAACATATAAGAAAGAAAATCCATGTGATGAAGTGGTTCATTTAGATTTATATAAAGCGGATATTCCATATTTAGATGCTGATGTTTTTAGCGGTTGGGAAAAGCTTCGGGCTGGTAACTCGTTTGAGAAACTAGAGACAAATGAAAGATTAAAGGTTGGAAGACTAGCTGAGTTAGGCGGACAGTTTCTATTAGCAGATAAATACGTGTTTGTAACACCCATGTGGAACTTCTCTATTCCAGCAATTATGAAAACATATATTGATGCGATTGCCGTTTCAGGGAAAACATTTAAATATACACGAGACGGAGCTAAAGGGCTTCTAAAGGGAAAGAAAGCTGTACATATTCAAGCACGCGGAGGCCTCTATTCTGAAGGTCCTGATGTTCATAAGGAGATGGGACATCGCTATCTTGAAGTAATGATGGATTTCTTTGGAATTGAGTCGTTTGAAACAATTGCAATTGAAGGACAAATGATCCACCCTGAAAAAACAGATGAGATAAAAACAAAAGCTATTGGTCAAGCTAAAGATTTAGCACATCACTTTTAA
- a CDS encoding GRP family sugar transporter — translation MDILLAILPAIFWGSIVLFNVKLGGGPYSQTLGTTIGALLFSVVIYLVVHPVLTPTIFIVGIVSGLFWALGQSNQLKTIDYIGVSKTMPISTGMQLVSTALFGVIVFHEWSTTTTVILGVLALIFIVIGIVLTSVEDKKDDNQNAQFKKGIVTLIISTIGYLIYVVVARLFNVDGWVALFPQAIGMFIGGLILTYKHKPFNKYAIRNIIPGLIWAAGNMFLFISQPKVGVATSFSLSQMGIVISTLGGIFLLGEKKSKRQLVFITIGIILIILGGVFLGMAKS, via the coding sequence ATGGATATCCTCTTGGCTATTCTGCCAGCAATCTTTTGGGGGAGTATCGTCTTATTTAATGTTAAATTAGGCGGAGGTCCATATAGTCAGACACTAGGAACAACAATCGGTGCCCTTTTATTTTCCGTTGTTATCTATCTCGTTGTTCATCCAGTGTTGACCCCAACGATTTTCATAGTTGGAATCGTTTCAGGATTGTTTTGGGCACTTGGACAAAGCAACCAGTTGAAAACTATTGATTATATTGGTGTTTCAAAAACAATGCCAATTTCAACAGGTATGCAGCTTGTATCAACTGCTCTATTTGGTGTTATTGTATTTCACGAGTGGTCAACAACAACGACCGTTATTTTAGGTGTGTTAGCATTAATTTTCATCGTTATTGGGATTGTACTTACATCAGTAGAAGATAAGAAAGATGACAATCAAAATGCTCAGTTCAAAAAAGGGATTGTTACACTTATTATTTCTACCATCGGGTATTTAATTTATGTTGTTGTGGCACGTTTGTTTAATGTTGATGGATGGGTAGCTCTATTTCCACAAGCAATTGGAATGTTTATTGGTGGACTCATTTTAACGTATAAACATAAACCATTTAATAAATATGCGATTCGTAATATTATTCCAGGGCTCATTTGGGCTGCAGGAAATATGTTCTTATTTATTTCACAACCAAAAGTAGGAGTTGCTACAAGCTTCTCACTATCACAAATGGGAATTGTAATCTCAACACTAGGCGGTATTTTCCTCTTAGGAGAAAAGAAATCAAAACGTCAGCTTGTGTTTATTACAATCGGTATTATTCTTATTATTTTAGGTGGCGTATTCTTAGGAATGGCTAAGAGTTAA
- a CDS encoding acyltransferase family protein, which yields MSKNDRDLALTSSTSVSKAEPSPKKKRKVLNEITIIRALACLSIVMLHSTTFTVNYVQEGILVTTLATILCFGTPTFVFISGLILAYSYPNKLPKGFYWKRIKLILFPFIFMAIFYAVFSGRAVPEQIPSLIWNNLTGGYHGWFVLVIFQFYVLHHLFTKFFYKLPAALVLSVSLIINVAYLAIFNFIQPTSHTPFTSYLWSGGYYIPFVAWLFYFSLSYYCGKNFMTFVESLKRFKALIFFFLIVSLGVLIYNNVNEYFPVGSKRIDIIFFTVMMILFLLLVCQSLQKTPKLLTIVSQYSFGIYLAHWFYLTIIRDFIASQGWELGYMQIPVLFVSALISCIITINILNRFPFGKYMIGKINRKKQKPVKKETVVTG from the coding sequence ATGAGTAAAAATGATAGGGATTTAGCCCTAACATCAAGTACATCAGTATCAAAAGCAGAGCCAAGCCCTAAAAAGAAAAGGAAAGTTTTAAATGAAATTACGATTATAAGAGCCTTAGCATGTCTAAGCATTGTAATGCTCCATTCAACAACATTTACAGTCAATTATGTGCAAGAAGGAATACTTGTTACAACATTAGCAACAATACTTTGTTTTGGTACTCCCACTTTCGTTTTCATATCTGGATTAATTTTAGCTTATTCATATCCTAATAAGCTTCCGAAAGGATTCTATTGGAAAAGAATTAAATTAATTTTATTTCCATTCATTTTTATGGCAATCTTCTATGCTGTATTCTCAGGACGTGCCGTACCTGAACAAATTCCAAGCTTGATTTGGAATAACCTCACAGGTGGATATCACGGTTGGTTTGTATTAGTTATCTTTCAGTTTTATGTTTTACATCATTTATTCACAAAATTCTTTTACAAACTACCAGCTGCGCTTGTTTTAAGCGTTTCATTAATTATTAACGTAGCTTATTTGGCTATCTTTAACTTTATACAACCTACTTCCCACACACCTTTTACAAGTTATCTGTGGAGCGGCGGATACTATATCCCGTTTGTAGCTTGGTTATTTTATTTCTCTTTGTCATATTATTGTGGAAAAAACTTTATGACTTTTGTAGAAAGCTTAAAAAGATTTAAAGCGCTGATTTTCTTTTTCTTAATCGTTTCATTAGGTGTGCTTATATATAATAATGTGAATGAATATTTCCCAGTAGGGTCAAAGCGGATTGATATTATTTTCTTTACCGTTATGATGATTCTGTTCCTGCTCCTTGTATGCCAAAGCCTTCAGAAAACACCGAAGTTATTAACAATTGTCAGCCAATATTCGTTCGGTATTTATCTTGCCCATTGGTTTTATCTTACAATTATTCGAGATTTTATTGCTTCACAAGGATGGGAACTTGGTTACATGCAAATTCCAGTCTTGTTCGTTTCAGCTCTTATAAGCTGTATTATCACGATTAATATTCTAAATCGTTTTCCGTTCGGTAAATATATGATTGGAAAAATTAATCGTAAAAAACAAAAACCTGTTAAAAAAGAGACCGTTGTTACTGGTTAA
- the gdh gene encoding glucose 1-dehydrogenase, with translation MYTDLKDKVVVITGGSTGLGRAMAVRFGEEEARVVINYWNNEEEALEAKKEVEEAGGKAIIVQGDVTKEEDVINLVQTAVKEFGTLDVMINNAGVENPVPSHELTLDNWNKVIDTNLTGAFLGSREALKYFVENDIKGNVINMSSVHEMIPWPLFVHYAASKGGMKLMTETLALEYAPKGIRVNNIGPGAMNTPINAEKFADPEQRADVESMIPMGYIGDPKEVANVAAFLASSQASYVTGITLFADGGMTKYPSFQAGRG, from the coding sequence ATGTATACAGATTTAAAAGATAAAGTTGTCGTTATTACAGGTGGATCTACTGGTTTAGGACGAGCAATGGCTGTTCGTTTCGGAGAAGAAGAAGCTCGTGTTGTTATCAACTATTGGAATAATGAAGAAGAAGCGTTAGAAGCAAAAAAAGAAGTTGAAGAAGCAGGCGGAAAAGCAATCATTGTTCAAGGTGACGTAACAAAAGAAGAAGACGTTATTAATCTTGTTCAAACAGCTGTAAAAGAATTCGGTACACTTGATGTAATGATTAACAACGCGGGTGTTGAAAACCCTGTTCCATCTCATGAGCTTACATTAGATAACTGGAATAAAGTTATTGATACAAACTTAACAGGAGCATTCCTTGGTAGCCGTGAAGCTCTTAAATACTTTGTAGAAAACGATATTAAAGGAAATGTAATCAACATGTCTAGTGTTCATGAAATGATTCCTTGGCCACTATTTGTTCATTATGCAGCAAGTAAAGGCGGGATGAAGCTAATGACTGAAACCCTAGCACTTGAATATGCTCCAAAAGGCATTCGTGTTAACAACATTGGTCCAGGTGCAATGAACACACCAATTAATGCTGAGAAATTTGCAGATCCTGAGCAGCGTGCAGACGTTGAGAGCATGATTCCAATGGGATACATTGGAGACCCTAAAGAAGTAGCAAATGTTGCAGCATTCTTAGCTTCTTCTCAAGCAAGCTATGTAACAGGAATTACGCTATTTGCTGACGGTGGTATGACAAAATATCCTTCTTTCCAAGCTGGTAGAGGTTAA
- a CDS encoding FMN-dependent NADH-azoreductase: MTKVLYITAHPHDEQTSYSMAAGQAFLESYKENNPSDEIVHIDLYKENIPHIDADIFSGWGKLRSGSEFTELSEVEQQKVSRLAELNEQFISADKYVFVTPLWNFSFPPVMKAYLDSVAVAGKSFRYTEQGPVGLLTDKKALHIQARGGYYSEGPAADLEMGHRYISIMMNFFGVPSFDGLFIEGHNAEPSKAEEIKADGIKRAKELGKQF; this comes from the coding sequence ATGACAAAAGTATTATATATTACTGCACATCCACATGATGAGCAAACATCTTACAGCATGGCAGCAGGTCAAGCATTTCTTGAGAGCTATAAAGAAAATAACCCAAGTGATGAAATTGTTCATATTGATTTGTATAAAGAAAACATTCCACACATTGATGCTGATATTTTCAGCGGATGGGGCAAACTTCGTTCAGGAAGTGAATTCACTGAGCTTTCTGAAGTAGAACAACAAAAAGTAAGTCGTCTTGCAGAACTGAACGAACAGTTTATTTCAGCTGATAAATATGTATTTGTTACACCACTATGGAACTTCTCGTTCCCACCAGTGATGAAAGCATACTTAGATTCTGTAGCTGTTGCAGGGAAATCATTCAGATATACAGAACAAGGTCCTGTTGGATTGCTAACAGACAAAAAAGCCCTTCATATCCAAGCACGTGGCGGCTACTATTCAGAAGGTCCTGCAGCAGACTTAGAAATGGGTCATCGTTACATCAGCATTATGATGAACTTCTTCGGCGTTCCATCATTTGACGGTCTATTTATTGAAGGACATAATGCAGAGCCAAGCAAAGCTGAAGAAATTAAAGCAGATGGCATTAAACGTGCAAAAGAGTTAGGAAAACAATTCTAA